In Planctomycetota bacterium, one DNA window encodes the following:
- a CDS encoding PQQ-binding-like beta-propeller repeat protein, protein MPRLCALKIANVSWLLCWGLLVAQATAEDWPQFRGCNCSGISNSKLPLPTTFSATEHLKWSAPLGDGIGCPAIASGRVFITSMIDSGHVALSAFDAQTGAKLWERSWPTGELPEIHHTNSHASTTPATDGERVFFYFTTLGLRCVDAVTGADRWQAELPIPYYVFKWGPGMSPIVHQDLVIFCQDDDLSPALYAFDKLTGKLRWRDDRSDMCAGYSHPVINQAGHGDELIVAGTGMLIGYDLETGKRAWFARTLLRNIKTTPVSRDGIIYISLQSGGIAKQWIASIDQAETGNRDGKITKEELQAFVGKMPVPAAFYRRTFDRGDLNGDGALEGEELDKAFLPPGNYAGASFESANPASEYVLAVRGGGAGNVTDTHVLWKHATKHTDHIVSPMVASGRMLLVKCGGIATCFETSQGNQLWGPKRIDNASDYFASPIHGDGKIYVAGENGVVVVLKDSPELEILAKNQLGAAIVATPAIADGRLFFRTRESLLCFGE, encoded by the coding sequence GCCAACGTAAGTTGGCTGTTATGCTGGGGGTTGCTGGTTGCTCAAGCCACGGCGGAGGACTGGCCGCAGTTTCGCGGGTGCAATTGCAGCGGCATTTCCAACTCGAAGCTGCCATTGCCGACGACTTTTTCCGCCACCGAACATCTGAAATGGTCGGCGCCGCTGGGCGACGGCATTGGCTGCCCGGCGATTGCCTCTGGCCGGGTGTTTATCACCTCGATGATCGATTCTGGGCATGTGGCGTTATCGGCTTTTGATGCCCAGACGGGGGCCAAGTTGTGGGAGCGCTCGTGGCCGACGGGCGAGCTGCCTGAGATTCACCATACGAACAGCCACGCCTCGACGACCCCCGCGACCGACGGCGAGCGAGTTTTCTTTTACTTCACGACGCTGGGACTGCGCTGTGTCGACGCGGTGACCGGCGCCGACCGGTGGCAGGCCGAGTTGCCGATCCCCTACTACGTGTTCAAATGGGGGCCTGGCATGTCACCAATCGTGCATCAGGATTTGGTGATCTTTTGCCAGGATGACGACCTGTCTCCCGCCCTGTACGCCTTTGACAAGCTGACCGGCAAGTTGCGTTGGCGAGACGATCGCAGCGATATGTGCGCTGGCTACTCACACCCGGTCATCAACCAGGCGGGGCATGGCGACGAGTTAATCGTTGCCGGCACCGGCATGCTGATTGGCTACGATTTGGAGACTGGCAAGCGGGCATGGTTTGCGCGGACGTTGCTGCGCAACATCAAAACGACGCCGGTCAGTCGTGACGGCATTATTTATATCTCGCTGCAAAGCGGAGGCATCGCCAAGCAATGGATCGCGTCGATCGATCAGGCCGAGACCGGCAACCGTGACGGCAAGATCACCAAGGAAGAGCTACAGGCATTCGTTGGCAAAATGCCCGTGCCAGCGGCCTTCTATCGTCGGACATTTGATCGCGGTGACCTGAACGGCGACGGCGCGCTCGAAGGCGAGGAACTCGACAAAGCGTTTCTCCCACCGGGAAACTATGCGGGAGCCAGCTTCGAGTCGGCCAATCCGGCCAGCGAATACGTGCTGGCCGTGCGCGGCGGAGGCGCGGGAAACGTGACTGACACCCATGTGCTGTGGAAGCACGCGACGAAGCACACGGATCACATCGTTTCGCCCATGGTGGCCAGCGGACGCATGCTGTTGGTGAAGTGTGGCGGCATCGCGACCTGCTTTGAGACATCGCAAGGGAATCAGTTGTGGGGGCCGAAGCGAATTGACAACGCGAGCGATTACTTTGCCTCGCCGATTCATGGCGATGGCAAAATCTATGTTGCCGGCGAAAACGGCGTGGTCGTCGTGCTCAAGGATTCGCCCGAACTCGAGATCCTGGCCAAGAATCAACTCGGCGCCGCCATCGTCGCCACGCCGGCCATTGCCGACGGTCGGCTTTTTTTTCGCACGCGTGAATCATTGCTCTGCTTTGGCGAGTGA